In Paenibacillus ihbetae, the following are encoded in one genomic region:
- the yhfZ gene encoding GntR family transcriptional regulator YhfZ, with the protein MIQGLNSKSSVVLKSLAEELLFIELDSRIPRIEELSGKYGVGRGTIQNVLKKMEESQCITLESRGHLGTFLRNKNMDLLLQCCGVSSIIGVMPLPYSRKYEGLATAMHASFEKIGIPLHCAFMRGATVRLDNVIGGRYDFALVSKYAAMSAIRKSDDLVIVKEFGGGSYVSRHAVVFAEETNGIRDGMKIGIDSYSIDQQVLTNLEVKDKDVELINLNYMHLLEHLKAKSIDAMVWNVDEIDKGSFFLSELSSKEALEMDKEMSQAVCVINKNNKKMEFMFNQISTDHVMQIQKQVELGVLIPKY; encoded by the coding sequence GTGATTCAAGGATTGAATTCGAAAAGCAGCGTCGTTCTTAAAAGCCTAGCGGAAGAGCTCCTCTTTATCGAACTGGATTCCCGGATTCCCCGAATCGAGGAGTTGTCGGGCAAATATGGCGTGGGCCGTGGCACGATTCAAAATGTTTTGAAAAAAATGGAGGAAAGCCAATGCATTACGCTAGAGTCCAGAGGTCATCTCGGCACCTTTCTCCGAAATAAAAACATGGACCTGCTGCTTCAATGCTGCGGGGTGAGCAGCATTATCGGCGTTATGCCGCTTCCGTACTCCCGTAAATACGAGGGACTGGCTACGGCAATGCATGCCAGCTTCGAAAAAATCGGGATCCCTCTGCACTGTGCTTTTATGCGCGGAGCGACCGTTCGTCTGGACAATGTCATTGGTGGCCGATATGATTTCGCGCTGGTATCCAAATATGCCGCGATGTCGGCGATCCGCAAATCGGATGATCTCGTTATTGTAAAGGAATTTGGAGGCGGTTCATACGTTTCCCGTCATGCGGTTGTCTTTGCGGAGGAAACAAACGGAATCCGGGATGGGATGAAAATCGGCATCGACAGTTACTCGATCGACCAGCAAGTATTAACGAATCTTGAAGTAAAGGACAAGGATGTCGAGCTCATCAACCTGAACTACATGCATTTGCTGGAGCATTTAAAAGCCAAGTCGATTGACGCTATGGTTTGGAATGTGGATGAAATCGACAAAGGTTCGTTCTTTTTGTCCGAGCTATCCTCCAAGGAAGCGTTGGAAATGGACAAAGAAATGAGTCAGGCTGTGTGCGTCATAAACAAGAACAATAAGAAAATGGAGTTTATGTTCAACCAGATCTCAACCGATCATGTCATGCAGATTCAGAAACAGGTGGAGCTTGGCGTGCTCATTCCGAAATACTGA
- a CDS encoding alpha/beta fold hydrolase, which produces MDYEIFNLGDVALQSGVTLPNAFLAYKTYGQLNEKKDNVIVYPTAFGDQHVQNEWLIGNGMALDPRDYFIIVPNLLGNGLSSSPSNTPPPFDRAHFPQVTIYDNVNFQHRLVTEAFGIEKIALVVGWSMGGIQAFQWGASYPDMVERIAPFAGVAKTWPQTYVVLEGMKAALMAAVRFDSHQLNELTAADMRAVGRVYAGWGLSQAFYREELYRELGFDALTDFVAGFWEDSFMQMDPHNVLAMLWTGQHADISANPTYNGDFDKALRSIRALACVMPGSTDLFCPADDNEYEAKRIPNAVFMPIASIWGHFAGRGINRADNEWIDDNLKRLLALRKNG; this is translated from the coding sequence ATGGATTATGAAATTTTTAATTTGGGCGACGTTGCCTTGCAGTCCGGGGTGACGCTACCAAACGCTTTTCTTGCTTATAAAACCTATGGACAATTGAATGAAAAGAAAGATAATGTCATCGTCTATCCTACGGCTTTTGGTGACCAGCATGTTCAGAATGAATGGTTGATTGGTAATGGTATGGCGCTCGATCCAAGAGACTACTTCATTATCGTTCCAAATCTGTTGGGCAATGGCTTATCCTCGTCTCCCAGCAACACGCCTCCCCCATTCGACCGGGCTCATTTTCCGCAGGTAACCATCTATGATAACGTTAATTTCCAGCATCGGCTGGTGACCGAAGCATTCGGCATTGAAAAAATCGCGCTCGTCGTTGGATGGTCCATGGGAGGCATTCAGGCATTCCAATGGGGAGCAAGCTATCCCGATATGGTGGAGAGAATTGCCCCTTTCGCCGGCGTTGCGAAGACCTGGCCTCAAACGTATGTGGTCTTGGAAGGAATGAAAGCCGCGCTTATGGCTGCAGTCCGCTTCGACTCCCATCAACTAAACGAGTTGACCGCTGCTGACATGCGCGCCGTAGGCCGCGTCTATGCGGGATGGGGCTTATCGCAGGCGTTTTACAGGGAGGAGCTTTATCGTGAGCTGGGATTTGATGCATTGACGGATTTTGTGGCTGGCTTCTGGGAAGATAGCTTTATGCAGATGGATCCGCACAATGTTCTCGCCATGCTATGGACAGGGCAACATGCAGATATTAGTGCAAATCCCACCTATAACGGAGATTTCGATAAGGCGCTCAGAAGCATTCGAGCACTTGCCTGCGTCATGCCAGGGAGCACGGATCTCTTCTGCCCGGCGGACGATAACGAATACGAGGCGAAGCGTATACCTAATGCTGTATTTATGCCGATCGCGTCGATCTGGGGACATTTTGCGGGTCGGGGAATCAACCGTGCTGATAATGAGTGGATTGATGACAATCTTAAACGCTTATTAGCGCTTCGTAAGAACGGATAG
- a CDS encoding LysR family transcriptional regulator, with translation MELRQLNTFRTVASTLNFSRAAEVLNYVPSNVTMQIKALEDELGVRLFDRLGKQLVLTTAGQRFLTHIEGVLNQLDEARSVVHNNESLSGILTISANEVLCAYRLPAVFQRFRSRHPGVRLIFRSVPNQELKQSLFDGTADVVFMLDEPIRSSGLAVEPMLEETFRLFAAPDHPLAQRTELQLEDFHGEVFLTNEKGCPYRTMFDRSFEKEGIDSITYLEFQSAEAIKQCAITGIGIAFLPEIVVEAEVERWELVALPWQIPDLHVYTQMLWHKDKWLSPIILSFIETARELMAIEEES, from the coding sequence ATGGAATTGCGTCAACTGAATACGTTCCGCACGGTTGCATCCACATTAAATTTCAGTCGAGCTGCGGAAGTGCTGAACTATGTCCCCTCCAACGTCACGATGCAAATAAAAGCATTGGAGGATGAGCTTGGCGTTCGTCTGTTTGACCGTTTGGGCAAGCAACTCGTTCTCACGACGGCGGGCCAACGCTTTTTGACGCATATCGAAGGCGTGCTGAACCAATTGGACGAAGCTCGCAGCGTCGTTCATAACAATGAAAGCTTAAGCGGTATCCTGACGATCAGTGCCAACGAGGTTCTTTGCGCTTATCGGCTTCCCGCAGTTTTTCAACGTTTTCGTTCGCGTCATCCGGGTGTGCGCCTCATCTTCCGCTCCGTTCCCAATCAGGAACTCAAGCAATCGCTCTTTGATGGAACTGCGGATGTCGTCTTTATGTTGGACGAGCCCATTCGCTCAAGCGGACTTGCAGTGGAGCCGATGCTGGAAGAAACGTTCCGATTGTTTGCCGCTCCGGACCACCCGCTAGCGCAACGAACGGAGCTGCAGTTAGAGGATTTTCACGGGGAAGTGTTCCTGACGAATGAAAAAGGGTGTCCCTATCGAACCATGTTTGACCGGTCATTTGAGAAAGAGGGCATTGATAGCATTACGTATTTGGAGTTTCAAAGTGCCGAAGCCATTAAACAATGCGCAATTACGGGTATCGGCATTGCTTTTCTTCCTGAAATCGTCGTAGAAGCCGAGGTTGAACGCTGGGAGCTTGTTGCACTTCCTTGGCAAATTCCCGACTTGCACGTGTATACACAGATGCTATGGCATAAAGACAAGTGGCTTTCACCGATCATATTATCCTTCATAGAGACAGCCAGGGAGCTTATGGCTATAGAGGAGGAGAGTTAA
- a CDS encoding AraC family transcriptional regulator, whose translation MDIPKGTYGFRFAEDQELQLCVLFAAGYDSITTSSYRWDGLERTDGPLLLFQYTLSGEGVYESGNRAYRVTSGQAILAEIPGNHRYYYPAASKEPWEFIFLLFRPNLILPHWRRFLREAGEVPFLPIDSAPVRLSRMIVADAGAGRISDPLIASSCVYQFVTELARVQVATLRDRENWPQNVRRAAEFIELNYSRMISIDQLSEHVSLSKYHLIRRFSASTGMTPVAYLTRVRIEKAMELLRGTELSIEAIAEHIGYSSGSYFIKAFRNLTGLTPGEFRSGEDSLAYRKLFFD comes from the coding sequence ATGGACATCCCCAAAGGGACATACGGCTTTCGATTCGCTGAAGATCAGGAGCTCCAGCTGTGCGTGTTGTTTGCGGCCGGCTATGATTCGATCACAACTTCTTCCTATCGCTGGGACGGACTGGAGCGGACGGATGGACCTCTCCTGCTGTTCCAATATACCCTCTCTGGCGAAGGCGTATATGAATCCGGGAACCGGGCGTATCGCGTCACTTCCGGACAGGCGATTCTCGCCGAAATTCCGGGCAACCATCGCTATTATTACCCCGCGGCGTCCAAAGAGCCTTGGGAATTTATCTTTTTGCTGTTCCGGCCCAATCTGATTCTCCCCCATTGGCGCAGATTTCTGCGTGAAGCCGGTGAAGTTCCTTTTCTGCCCATAGACAGTGCGCCGGTCCGCTTATCGCGAATGATTGTGGCCGATGCCGGGGCAGGAAGAATCTCCGATCCCCTGATCGCATCGTCTTGCGTCTATCAGTTTGTGACAGAACTGGCCAGAGTGCAGGTTGCTACGCTGCGGGACAGGGAGAACTGGCCGCAGAACGTAAGACGCGCAGCTGAATTCATCGAGCTCAATTACTCCCGGATGATCAGCATCGACCAGCTTTCCGAGCATGTATCCCTATCCAAATACCATTTGATCCGCCGGTTTTCCGCCAGTACGGGTATGACGCCCGTCGCTTATTTAACGCGTGTTCGTATCGAAAAAGCCATGGAGCTGCTTCGGGGAACCGAGCTTAGCATTGAGGCCATTGCCGAGCATATCGGATATTCCAGCGGAAGTTATTTTATCAAAGCATTTCGTAACTTGACGGGGCTCACCCCGGGAGAATTCCGCAGCGGAGAAGATAGCCTTGCTTATCGCAAGCTGTTCTTCGATTAA
- a CDS encoding RCC1 domain-containing protein, whose translation MDFTLPNEAVLEVKRWPKHTIAAGRRHTVALSSDGTVTAVGDNKDGQCDVSGWHDIVAVAVGNVHMATNTGRAHSVGLKSDGTVVAVGWNNYGQCNVSEWRDIAAVAAGWRRTFGLQSDGTVVAAGRNNEGQCNVSGWCDIAAVAAGDWHTVGLKFDGTVVTAGNNRYSQCDVEGWRDIVAAAAGYLHTVGLKSDRTVSAVGLNKHGQCEVSGWRGIVAIAAGSYHTLGLKSDGTVEAVGMNEHGQCNVSDWRDIVAVAAGCTHSLGLKSDGTVVAVGGNRTGQCDVTGWQGIQLPGRSF comes from the coding sequence ATGGACTTTACTTTACCGAATGAAGCCGTGCTAGAGGTGAAGCGGTGGCCTAAACATACCATTGCGGCGGGTCGCCGTCATACCGTTGCTCTTAGTTCGGACGGGACGGTGACAGCAGTGGGGGATAATAAAGACGGCCAATGTGATGTAAGCGGCTGGCACGATATCGTCGCGGTTGCGGTCGGTAATGTTCATATGGCGACGAACACGGGGCGAGCTCATTCCGTCGGGCTTAAATCGGATGGCACCGTGGTCGCTGTGGGCTGGAATAATTACGGCCAATGCAATGTAAGCGAATGGCGGGATATTGCGGCAGTAGCAGCAGGTTGGCGCCGTACGTTCGGCCTTCAATCGGATGGTACGGTGGTTGCTGCAGGTCGGAATAATGAGGGTCAATGTAATGTAAGCGGGTGGTGCGATATTGCGGCTGTTGCAGCGGGTGACTGGCATACCGTTGGTCTTAAATTTGACGGTACGGTCGTGACTGCAGGTAATAATCGCTACAGCCAATGCGATGTTGAGGGATGGCGTGACATCGTGGCTGCAGCAGCGGGCTACCTTCATACTGTCGGCCTTAAATCGGACCGCACCGTGTCGGCAGTGGGCTTGAATAAGCATGGTCAATGTGAAGTAAGCGGCTGGCGTGGTATTGTCGCCATCGCGGCGGGAAGTTATCATACGCTTGGCCTTAAATCGGACGGCACAGTAGAGGCTGTGGGGATGAATGAGCATGGCCAATGCAATGTAAGCGACTGGCGGGATATTGTGGCGGTTGCGGCAGGCTGCACTCATTCGCTCGGTCTTAAATCGGACGGCACGGTGGTTGCTGTTGGTGGAAATCGTACCGGCCAATGCGATGTTACCGGTTGGCAGGGCATCCAACTGCCTGGCAGATCGTTTTGA
- a CDS encoding DUF2620 domain-containing protein, whose translation MKIVIGGQVEKKEIEALVKQHGGASVEVTVKSDLEAAMALKMGQADYYVGACYTGGGGALAMAIAMVGKSNCATISMPGQPPTQEKVDQAVAQGAKAFGFTGDHKEKAVELLMKALTK comes from the coding sequence ATGAAAATCGTGATTGGCGGGCAAGTGGAAAAGAAAGAAATCGAAGCTTTGGTCAAACAGCACGGCGGAGCGAGCGTAGAAGTAACCGTTAAATCGGATTTGGAGGCCGCAATGGCTCTGAAGATGGGACAAGCGGATTATTATGTGGGTGCCTGTTATACCGGCGGAGGCGGCGCTTTGGCCATGGCCATCGCAATGGTAGGCAAGTCGAACTGCGCTACGATATCCATGCCGGGGCAGCCGCCGACGCAGGAGAAAGTGGATCAGGCCGTCGCGCAAGGCGCAAAAGCATTCGGTTTTACCGGTGACCATAAAGAGAAGGCCGTGGAGCTTCTTATGAAAGCACTTACCAAGTAA
- a CDS encoding class I SAM-dependent methyltransferase, giving the protein MKQNESSLTSLISAFGRAYHSKYDTPIIFDDFMANRLISEEEFSAISKNMINGIQFFNREIGQQFKEAPAEILKWITQIQLSPVSLARSAYCEKVLLNEIMLGVKQYVILGAGMDTFCFRYPELEHSLNVFEIDHPATQEMKKKRLETAELNIPSNLYFVSTDFTTQFSYESLSNIGFEHQKTFFSLLGVSYYLSEEENETLLHQLFANVPSGSSIVFDYADENFFVEKGKFNRVENMVKMAAASGEPMKACFSYQKIEKLLERSGLLIYEHLSPTKIQELFFRDRTDYLSAFETIHFIHAVKK; this is encoded by the coding sequence ATGAAACAAAATGAATCCAGTTTAACGTCCTTGATATCGGCTTTTGGCCGGGCATATCACAGCAAATATGACACACCGATAATTTTTGATGATTTTATGGCAAACCGTTTGATATCCGAAGAAGAATTCTCGGCAATCAGCAAAAACATGATTAATGGCATACAGTTTTTCAATCGTGAGATCGGGCAGCAATTTAAAGAGGCTCCAGCTGAAATTTTGAAATGGATCACACAGATCCAGCTTTCCCCGGTTTCCCTAGCACGCTCCGCCTATTGTGAAAAAGTATTGCTCAATGAAATCATGCTAGGTGTCAAACAGTATGTCATACTGGGAGCAGGCATGGACACATTCTGTTTCCGATACCCGGAGCTGGAGCACAGCTTAAATGTATTTGAAATCGATCACCCGGCTACTCAGGAGATGAAAAAGAAGAGGTTGGAGACTGCAGAACTCAATATTCCGAGTAATCTTTATTTTGTTTCAACAGACTTTACCACGCAGTTCTCCTATGAATCTTTATCAAACATAGGATTTGAACACCAAAAAACGTTCTTCAGCCTCTTGGGCGTTTCCTACTACCTATCTGAAGAAGAAAATGAAACCTTGCTGCATCAATTGTTTGCCAATGTCCCATCAGGAAGCTCGATCGTTTTTGATTATGCGGATGAGAATTTCTTCGTAGAAAAAGGAAAGTTTAATCGCGTTGAAAATATGGTGAAAATGGCTGCAGCAAGTGGAGAACCGATGAAAGCATGCTTCTCTTATCAAAAAATCGAAAAATTACTGGAAAGATCGGGTTTGTTGATTTATGAACATCTCTCGCCAACAAAGATCCAGGAGCTTTTCTTCCGCGATCGGACGGATTATTTATCTGCATTCGAGACCATCCACTTTATTCACGCCGTAAAGAAATAA
- a CDS encoding NAD(P)-dependent alcohol dehydrogenase: MIIAKARAVDGPDKPFRAAEIQRRDLDSHDVLIEIKYAGICHSDIHTAHGEWGPVNYPLVPGHEIAGIVTDVGPEVTKYKVGDRVGVGCMVDSCGECENCRKGEEQYCLKGNVPTYAGVDKYGEPTQGGYSTHIVVTENFVVRIPDNIALDAAAPLLCAGITTYSPLNHWGAGPGKKVAVVGMGGLGHMAVQIAHAMGAEVTVLSQSLKKKEDGLQLGADHYFATSNPETFEKLVGSFDLIINTVSAKIDMDAYFSLLTLDGTLVNVGAPGEPLSLNVMSLIGHRRSFAGSMIGGIQETQEMLNFCAKHNISPRIEVISADQIDEAYERVLASDVKYRFVIDTSTM; the protein is encoded by the coding sequence ATGATAATTGCTAAAGCAAGAGCTGTGGATGGTCCGGACAAACCGTTTCGAGCTGCTGAAATACAAAGACGTGATCTTGATTCGCACGATGTGCTGATTGAAATTAAATATGCCGGCATCTGCCATTCTGACATTCATACGGCTCACGGTGAATGGGGACCTGTGAACTATCCGCTCGTACCTGGACATGAGATCGCGGGAATAGTCACGGATGTTGGCCCGGAGGTCACAAAGTACAAGGTAGGCGACCGGGTTGGGGTCGGCTGTATGGTGGATTCCTGCGGCGAATGTGAGAACTGCCGTAAGGGCGAAGAACAATACTGCCTTAAAGGAAATGTCCCCACCTACGCCGGCGTTGACAAATACGGCGAGCCTACACAGGGTGGATATTCTACCCATATTGTTGTTACCGAGAACTTTGTAGTCCGAATCCCGGATAACATCGCGCTTGATGCAGCTGCTCCATTGCTTTGCGCAGGAATTACGACATATTCGCCGTTGAACCACTGGGGTGCGGGTCCGGGTAAAAAAGTAGCGGTGGTTGGTATGGGCGGTCTCGGCCATATGGCTGTCCAAATAGCTCATGCCATGGGTGCCGAGGTGACCGTTCTCTCGCAATCCTTAAAGAAAAAAGAGGATGGGCTGCAATTGGGCGCGGATCACTACTTCGCCACAAGCAACCCGGAAACTTTCGAGAAGCTTGTGGGATCCTTTGACTTAATTATTAACACGGTCAGCGCCAAAATCGACATGGACGCATATTTTTCATTGCTCACGCTTGACGGAACCTTGGTTAATGTCGGTGCTCCCGGCGAACCTTTGTCCTTGAACGTGATGTCGCTCATCGGTCATCGCCGTTCGTTCGCCGGATCAATGATTGGAGGTATTCAAGAGACTCAGGAAATGTTAAACTTCTGTGCCAAGCATAACATTTCCCCTAGGATCGAAGTGATCTCAGCGGACCAAATTGACGAAGCTTACGAACGCGTATTAGCCTCCGATGTGAAATATCGCTTCGTCATTGACACTAGTACGATGTAA
- a CDS encoding uridine kinase family protein, with protein MDLILQTIANSVRGEDNRVIIGISGHGASGKTTFAHNLVKLLGHDSVNYINTDPYIIGSQLRKYTLIDYEYRNEQHQAKMTACHPAAHHVFALERDIHMLRDGLDFYTIGTNFTKSVLVSSEKKINIVEGMTVAFTDPNLYDLKIYLYTDGETELLRGSSRDVAERGTDIHYLRKSHEERRIQYDLFMHPYHRNFDLVIKNSNEDYILEKGSINK; from the coding sequence ATGGACCTTATTTTACAAACCATAGCCAATTCGGTTAGAGGAGAAGATAACAGAGTTATCATTGGGATATCAGGTCATGGCGCGTCTGGGAAAACAACGTTTGCCCATAATCTTGTAAAGCTTCTGGGGCATGACAGCGTAAATTACATCAACACCGATCCTTATATTATCGGTTCTCAACTTAGGAAATACACGTTAATAGACTACGAATACAGGAATGAACAGCATCAAGCGAAAATGACGGCTTGTCATCCTGCCGCTCATCATGTTTTCGCATTAGAAAGAGACATTCATATGTTGAGAGACGGGCTGGATTTTTATACGATAGGAACGAACTTCACAAAGAGTGTGTTGGTCTCTTCTGAAAAGAAAATTAATATCGTGGAGGGCATGACCGTTGCCTTTACGGATCCCAATCTGTATGATCTGAAAATTTACTTATATACGGATGGGGAAACCGAGCTCTTGAGAGGGAGCAGTCGTGATGTTGCTGAAAGAGGGACGGATATCCATTATTTAAGAAAATCGCATGAAGAGCGAAGAATTCAATATGATCTATTTATGCATCCTTATCATCGTAACTTTGACTTGGTCATAAAGAATTCCAACGAAGACTATATTCTTGAAAAAGGGAGCATTAATAAATGA
- a CDS encoding TetR-like C-terminal domain-containing protein, with protein sequence MVKVDRRIIRTQEAIKKAFLELMAEKDFDSITIQEISDRANINRATVYLHYLDKFDLLDKIIEEHVKNMSDLCEAEADLDWIEGTVHCMEYLERNYLFFSTMLASEGARYFRSRFVQHHIEEFKKDVDITKGKNLGQNEDIVVEFAANAYVGVVEWWLKNKMPYPPRVMAEKVGDLLERIL encoded by the coding sequence TTGGTAAAAGTGGATCGCCGAATAATTAGAACCCAGGAAGCCATTAAAAAGGCATTTCTTGAATTGATGGCCGAAAAGGATTTCGACAGCATTACCATTCAGGAAATTTCGGATCGCGCCAATATTAACCGTGCGACGGTTTATCTTCATTATTTGGACAAATTTGATTTGCTGGATAAGATCATTGAAGAACATGTCAAGAACATGAGTGATCTTTGCGAAGCTGAAGCCGATCTGGATTGGATTGAAGGAACGGTACACTGCATGGAATATCTTGAACGGAACTACTTGTTTTTTTCGACAATGCTGGCGAGTGAAGGAGCCCGATATTTCCGCAGCCGGTTTGTCCAGCATCATATCGAAGAGTTTAAAAAAGACGTGGATATCACCAAAGGTAAAAATCTAGGTCAAAATGAAGATATTGTAGTTGAGTTTGCAGCCAATGCTTATGTTGGCGTTGTGGAATGGTGGCTCAAGAATAAGATGCCTTACCCACCGCGGGTAATGGCAGAAAAAGTGGGGGACTTATTAGAGAGGATTCTTTAG
- a CDS encoding histidine--tRNA ligase: protein MQNVKGTYDYFGLEQAIRKNVQATLEEVFELYDFDGMDTSVLNELDLLTSKYAGGDEILKEMYQLTDQGKRSLGLRYDLTIPFAKVIALNPGIELPFKRYEIGKVFRDGPVKRGRLREFIQCDVDVVGVVGPEAEAELMQLATEAFKRLEIPIVLRWNNRRFLGEVLESIGISPEKKLTVMLTLDKINKIGREDIIKELESKGLNTSSISEILELIAIENPTFEQISGKCGIQKYPGALEVVALQELIVKLGLERICKFDPFLSRGLSFYTGTVYEIFDATNSYKSSLGGGGRYDSIIGQLVGKKDVRYPTVGLSFGMESIIEMMSNRNTPIKPPSVVVIPIGDTIAEALRVSAELRNSGIRVRIDNSKRKLKKSLASVSSKAIPYVIFIGENEASAGNLRLKDMNEMTETVVNVTEAIDFLKI from the coding sequence ATGCAAAATGTTAAAGGTACCTACGATTATTTTGGATTGGAGCAAGCGATCCGAAAAAATGTTCAAGCAACCCTCGAGGAAGTATTCGAGTTGTATGATTTTGATGGAATGGATACATCGGTATTGAATGAGCTCGATCTTTTAACATCGAAATATGCGGGTGGTGATGAAATACTAAAGGAAATGTACCAATTAACCGATCAAGGTAAGCGGAGCCTCGGACTCCGCTATGACCTGACGATTCCTTTTGCAAAAGTAATTGCGCTTAACCCAGGCATTGAGCTTCCGTTCAAAAGATACGAAATCGGAAAAGTTTTTAGGGATGGACCTGTCAAACGAGGACGCTTACGCGAGTTTATACAGTGTGATGTGGATGTTGTTGGTGTAGTAGGCCCCGAGGCAGAAGCAGAATTAATGCAATTAGCCACTGAGGCGTTTAAAAGATTGGAGATACCAATAGTTCTACGATGGAACAACAGACGATTTTTGGGCGAAGTTCTTGAATCCATCGGTATTTCTCCTGAAAAAAAACTTACCGTTATGTTGACTCTCGATAAAATCAATAAAATCGGAAGGGAGGATATTATCAAGGAACTCGAAAGCAAAGGGCTGAATACCTCATCAATTAGTGAAATATTAGAGTTAATTGCTATAGAAAACCCAACGTTTGAACAAATATCAGGCAAGTGTGGAATACAGAAATATCCAGGTGCCTTAGAAGTGGTGGCTCTCCAAGAGCTTATCGTGAAACTGGGATTAGAGCGAATCTGCAAATTTGATCCATTTCTTTCACGTGGATTATCATTCTATACAGGCACGGTTTATGAGATTTTCGATGCTACAAATTCATATAAGTCAAGCCTAGGCGGGGGAGGCAGATATGATTCCATCATTGGGCAGTTGGTCGGCAAAAAAGACGTTCGATATCCCACAGTAGGACTTTCATTCGGTATGGAATCGATCATAGAGATGATGAGTAACCGCAACACTCCAATAAAGCCACCTTCAGTCGTTGTCATACCCATTGGGGACACAATCGCTGAGGCACTAAGAGTATCGGCCGAACTAAGGAATAGCGGGATAAGGGTACGAATAGACAATAGTAAACGGAAATTGAAAAAATCACTTGCAAGTGTCTCATCAAAAGCCATCCCTTATGTGATATTTATTGGCGAGAATGAGGCTTCGGCTGGTAACCTAAGATTAAAAGACATGAATGAAATGACCGAAACTGTCGTAAATGTCACTGAAGCAATAGACTTTTTGAAAATATGA
- a CDS encoding PRD domain-containing protein: MSALRERLDILFSTNTITPGAMKLCEATIENFVQPDNEKRYKKLVTHLGMAVTRIERDEELNAPPEEIMQEIRCSQHFPQAVENVKWIESQMDVELPDEERQYLIMHFVNASEM, translated from the coding sequence GTGAGTGCTTTGAGGGAACGACTTGATATTTTATTTTCAACCAATACGATTACACCCGGTGCCATGAAGCTATGCGAGGCCACGATTGAAAATTTTGTACAGCCGGACAATGAGAAGCGATATAAAAAGCTGGTGACGCATCTGGGGATGGCCGTCACACGGATCGAGCGGGACGAGGAGCTGAACGCTCCCCCTGAAGAGATCATGCAGGAAATCAGATGCTCTCAGCATTTTCCCCAAGCTGTAGAGAATGTAAAGTGGATCGAATCCCAGATGGACGTCGAGCTTCCGGATGAGGAAAGACAGTATCTGATCATGCATTTTGTTAACGCTTCAGAAATGTAA